A genomic window from Streptomyces sp. MST-110588 includes:
- a CDS encoding DUF503 domain-containing protein produces MYVGTLSFDLLLGDVRSLKEKRSVVRPIVAELHRKYAVSVAEVGEQDLYRRAVIGLAAVSGDAGHLTDILDRCERLVAARPEVELLSVRRRFHGDDDD; encoded by the coding sequence ATGTACGTAGGGACACTGTCCTTCGACCTGCTCCTCGGCGACGTACGGTCGCTGAAGGAGAAGCGTTCCGTCGTCCGCCCGATCGTCGCCGAGCTGCACCGCAAGTACGCGGTGAGCGTGGCGGAGGTCGGGGAACAGGATCTCTACCGCAGGGCCGTCATCGGCCTGGCGGCGGTGTCCGGGGACGCCGGACACCTCACCGACATCCTGGACCGCTGCGAGCGCCTGGTCGCCGCACGTCCGGAGGTGGAGCTGCTGTCGGTACGGCGGCGGTTCCACGGCGATGACGACGACTGA
- the nusA gene encoding transcription termination factor NusA — MDIDMSALRGLVREKEISFDLLVGAIESALLIAYHRTEGSRRQARVELDRESGHVTVWAKEDPSDLEEGAEPREFDDTPSGFGRIAATTAKQVILQRLRDAEEEITFGEYAGREGDVVTGVVQQGRDPKNVLVDIGKLEAILPVQEQVPGEDYKHGTRLRSYVVRVVKGVRGPSVTLSRTHPNLVKKLFAMEVPEIADGSVEIAAIAREAGHRTKIAVRSTRSGLNAKGACIGPMGGRVRAVMAELHGEKIDIVDWSDDPAELVAHALSPARVSKVEVVDLAARSARVTVPDYQLSLAIGKEGQNARLAARLTGWRIDIRPDTEQPSDQS; from the coding sequence GTGGACATCGACATGAGTGCCCTGCGGGGTTTGGTACGGGAGAAGGAAATCTCGTTCGACCTGCTGGTCGGGGCCATCGAGTCGGCCCTCCTCATCGCCTACCACCGCACCGAGGGCAGCCGCCGTCAGGCGCGGGTGGAGCTGGACCGCGAGAGCGGACATGTGACGGTGTGGGCCAAGGAGGACCCGTCCGACCTCGAAGAGGGCGCCGAGCCCCGCGAGTTCGACGACACGCCGTCCGGCTTCGGCCGGATCGCGGCGACCACCGCCAAGCAGGTCATCCTGCAGCGGCTGCGGGACGCCGAGGAGGAGATCACCTTCGGCGAGTACGCCGGGCGTGAGGGCGACGTCGTCACCGGCGTCGTACAGCAGGGCCGCGACCCGAAGAACGTCCTGGTCGACATCGGCAAGCTGGAGGCCATCCTGCCGGTGCAGGAGCAGGTCCCCGGCGAGGACTACAAGCACGGCACGCGGCTGCGCTCGTACGTCGTACGGGTGGTCAAGGGCGTGCGCGGCCCGTCCGTGACCCTCTCGCGCACCCACCCGAACCTGGTGAAGAAGCTCTTCGCCATGGAGGTCCCGGAGATCGCGGACGGCTCGGTGGAGATCGCGGCGATCGCCCGCGAGGCCGGCCACCGCACCAAGATCGCCGTACGGTCCACCCGGTCCGGCCTGAACGCCAAGGGCGCCTGCATCGGCCCGATGGGCGGCCGGGTCCGCGCGGTGATGGCCGAGCTGCACGGCGAGAAGATCGACATCGTGGACTGGTCGGACGACCCGGCCGAGCTGGTGGCGCACGCGCTGTCACCGGCGCGGGTGAGCAAGGTGGAGGTCGTGGACCTGGCGGCCCGCTCCGCACGGGTGACCGTGCCCGACTACCAGCTCTCGCTGGCCATCGGCAAGGAAGGGCAGAACGCCCGGCTCGCGGCCCGGCTCACGGGCTGGCGGATCGACATCCGTCCGGACACCGAGCAGCCGTCCGATCAGTCTTGA
- the rbfA gene encoding 30S ribosome-binding factor RbfA: MADNARAKKLADLIREVVAQKLQRGVKDPRLGTHVTITDTRVTGDLREATVFYTVYGDDEDRANAAAGLESAKGVLRSAVGAAAGVKFTPTLTFVADALPENAKTIEDLLDRARASDAKVREVSSGATYAGDADPYRKPGDAAEDGDGADKGTAAE; this comes from the coding sequence GTGGCCGACAATGCGCGGGCGAAGAAGCTGGCGGACCTCATCCGGGAGGTGGTCGCTCAAAAGCTGCAGCGCGGTGTCAAGGACCCGCGGCTGGGCACGCACGTGACCATCACGGACACCCGTGTCACCGGCGACCTGCGGGAGGCGACGGTCTTCTACACGGTCTACGGCGACGACGAGGACCGGGCGAACGCGGCAGCCGGGCTGGAGAGCGCCAAGGGCGTACTGCGCTCGGCGGTCGGGGCGGCGGCGGGCGTGAAGTTCACCCCCACCCTGACCTTCGTGGCGGACGCCCTGCCGGAGAACGCCAAGACCATCGAGGACCTGCTCGACCGGGCACGGGCCTCGGACGCCAAGGTGCGCGAGGTGTCCTCGGGCGCGACGTACGCCGGGGACGCGGACCCGTACCGCAAGCCCGGTGACGCCGCCGAGGACGGCGACGGTGCCGACAAGGGGACCGCCGCGGAATGA
- a CDS encoding bifunctional riboflavin kinase/FAD synthetase — MQRWRGLEDIPEGWGRSVVTIGSYDGVHRGHQLIIGKAVERARELGIPAVVVTFDPHPSEVVRPGTHPPLLAPHHRRAELMADLGVDAVLILPFTKEFSRLEPADFVVKALVDKLHAKVVVEGPNFRFGHRAAGTVETLAELGRTYDYEVEVIDLYESGRAGGGEPFSSTLTRRLVADGDVAGAMEVLGRPHRVEGVVVRGAQRGRELGFPTANVETLPHTAIPADGVYAGRLHVNGEAMPAAISVGTNPQFDGKSRTVEAYAVDRVGLDLYGLHVAVEFVTRLRGQETFETLDGLLEQMADDVKRTRELIGPAGS, encoded by the coding sequence GTGCAGCGCTGGCGTGGCTTGGAGGACATCCCCGAGGGCTGGGGGCGCAGCGTCGTCACCATCGGCTCCTACGACGGCGTGCACCGCGGGCACCAACTGATCATCGGCAAGGCGGTGGAGCGCGCCCGCGAGCTGGGCATACCGGCCGTGGTCGTCACCTTCGACCCGCATCCCAGCGAGGTCGTACGGCCCGGCACCCACCCGCCGCTGCTCGCCCCGCACCACCGGCGCGCGGAGCTGATGGCCGACCTCGGCGTGGACGCCGTACTGATCCTCCCCTTCACCAAGGAGTTCTCCCGGCTGGAGCCGGCCGACTTCGTGGTCAAGGCGCTGGTGGACAAGCTGCACGCCAAGGTCGTCGTGGAGGGCCCCAACTTCCGCTTCGGGCACCGGGCGGCGGGCACCGTGGAGACCCTGGCCGAACTGGGCAGGACCTACGACTACGAGGTCGAGGTGATCGACCTGTACGAGTCCGGCCGGGCGGGCGGCGGCGAGCCGTTCTCCTCCACGCTGACCCGGCGGCTGGTCGCCGACGGTGACGTGGCGGGCGCCATGGAGGTGCTCGGCCGGCCGCACCGGGTCGAGGGCGTGGTCGTACGAGGCGCACAGCGCGGCCGGGAGCTGGGCTTCCCGACGGCGAACGTGGAGACCCTGCCGCACACCGCGATCCCGGCCGACGGTGTGTACGCGGGCCGGCTGCACGTCAACGGCGAGGCGATGCCCGCGGCGATCTCCGTCGGCACCAACCCGCAGTTCGACGGCAAGAGCCGTACGGTCGAGGCGTATGCCGTCGACCGCGTCGGCCTGGACCTGTATGGACTGCACGTGGCCGTGGAGTTCGTCACCCGGCTGCGCGGACAGGAGACGTTCGAGACGCTGGACGGGCTGCTGGAGCAGATGGCGGACGACGTGAAGCGGACCCGCGAACTGATCGGCCCGGCCGGGAGCTGA
- the rimP gene encoding ribosome maturation factor RimP, whose amino-acid sequence MSTTQSERLRGLLEPLVAARDLDLEEIEVTPAGKRRVLRIVVDSDDGVQLDECAELSREASKVLDDSDAMGGAPYTLEVTSPGADRPLTEPRHYRRAVGRLIKARLHDGGELVARILAFDGAELDLEVPGVKGRRPTARRLALSEIAKARVEIEFNRKQDKKHEAEAGERPAGRAGETGHDTNDESQEEA is encoded by the coding sequence ATGAGCACCACCCAGAGCGAGAGGCTGCGCGGACTGCTTGAACCGCTGGTCGCCGCGCGAGACCTGGATCTGGAAGAGATCGAGGTGACGCCCGCCGGGAAGCGGCGTGTGCTGAGGATCGTGGTCGACTCCGACGACGGCGTGCAGCTCGACGAGTGCGCCGAGCTGAGCCGTGAGGCGTCCAAGGTCCTGGACGACTCCGACGCCATGGGCGGAGCCCCGTACACCCTTGAGGTCACCTCTCCCGGCGCCGACCGGCCGCTGACCGAGCCGCGGCACTACCGCCGCGCCGTCGGCCGCCTGATCAAGGCGCGGCTCCACGACGGCGGCGAGCTGGTGGCGCGGATTCTCGCGTTCGACGGCGCGGAACTCGATCTTGAGGTGCCGGGCGTCAAGGGCCGCAGGCCCACCGCCCGCAGGCTCGCGCTCTCCGAGATCGCCAAGGCGCGGGTGGAGATCGAGTTCAACCGCAAGCAGGACAAGAAGCACGAGGCGGAGGCCGGGGAGCGCCCCGCCGGACGTGCCGGTGAGACCGGGCACGACACGAACGACGAGAGCCAGGAGGAGGCGTAA
- the truB gene encoding tRNA pseudouridine(55) synthase TruB: protein MKGKNTRAKRPEARRAGGTPDGLVIVDKPSGFTSHDVVAKTRGMARTRRVGHAGTLDPMATGVLVLGIERATKLLGHLALTEKEYVGTIRLGQQSVTDDAEGEITASRAAHGIAREAVDAGVAELTGAIMQVPSKVSAIKIDGKRSYSRVRDGEDVEIPARPVTVSSFVVHSVHETEAEDGTPVTDLLVSVECSSGTYIRALARDLGAALGVGGHLTALRRTRVGPYKLDQARTLEDLQAAVDDEAGGGLPVMPIGEAASAAFTRWEVTADQARLLMNGARVPMPLFEGGGPVAAFGPDGTFLALLENQGGRAKSLAVFAP, encoded by the coding sequence ATGAAGGGCAAGAACACCCGTGCGAAGCGCCCGGAGGCGCGCCGCGCAGGGGGGACGCCGGACGGCCTGGTCATCGTCGACAAGCCGTCCGGCTTCACTTCGCACGACGTCGTGGCCAAGACCCGCGGCATGGCCCGCACCCGCCGGGTCGGGCACGCCGGCACGCTCGACCCGATGGCGACCGGCGTCCTGGTCCTGGGCATCGAGCGGGCCACCAAGCTGCTGGGCCACCTCGCGCTGACGGAGAAGGAGTACGTCGGCACGATCCGGCTCGGGCAGCAGAGCGTCACCGACGACGCCGAGGGCGAGATCACCGCGTCCCGGGCGGCGCACGGCATCGCCCGGGAGGCCGTCGACGCGGGCGTCGCGGAGCTGACCGGCGCGATCATGCAGGTGCCGTCCAAGGTCAGCGCCATCAAGATCGACGGCAAGCGGTCGTACTCCCGGGTACGGGACGGCGAGGACGTGGAGATCCCGGCCCGGCCGGTCACCGTCTCCTCGTTCGTGGTGCACTCGGTGCACGAGACCGAGGCCGAGGACGGCACCCCCGTCACGGACCTGCTGGTCTCCGTGGAGTGCTCCTCCGGTACCTACATCCGCGCGCTCGCCCGCGACCTGGGCGCGGCGCTCGGCGTCGGCGGGCACCTGACCGCGCTGCGGCGCACCCGCGTGGGCCCGTACAAGCTCGACCAGGCCCGCACACTGGAGGACTTGCAGGCCGCCGTCGACGACGAGGCGGGCGGCGGGCTGCCGGTCATGCCCATCGGGGAGGCGGCGAGCGCGGCCTTCACCCGCTGGGAGGTGACCGCGGACCAGGCGCGGCTGCTGATGAACGGGGCGCGGGTCCCGATGCCGCTGTTCGAAGGCGGCGGGCCGGTCGCGGCCTTCGGGCCGGACGGGACGTTCCTGGCGCTGCTGGAGAACCAGGGCGGCAGGGCCAAGAGCCTGGCCGTCTTCGCGCCGTAA
- a CDS encoding aminoglycoside phosphotransferase family protein, translated as MATAPIEPPQRLVSSLSADPDGPARGWLEALPELVRRQLTQWELTLERVLVPGGRSSLVALVRQQDGTPATLKFPAPGEARAHESAALAHWDGWGAVRLLRAADDGGALLLERLRGAVSLRSLPEAKAVLEAAGTVRRLWVAPAPGHCFPTLAGRTEEAVESLRTVGALAGAAGPLLEEALELRRALPAQAPEELLLHGAFRQGKVLSGERAPWLAVGPAPVVGERAYDLAGLVLDRVEDLAAGSGAASAARRRVARLADSLDVDRDRLRGWSLCRAVETGARELAVGDRQRGELLLEFATWL; from the coding sequence ATGGCAACGGCACCCATCGAACCGCCGCAGAGGCTGGTCAGCTCGCTGAGCGCGGACCCGGACGGCCCGGCGCGCGGCTGGCTGGAGGCGCTGCCGGAACTGGTGCGGCGGCAGTTGACGCAGTGGGAGCTGACGCTGGAACGGGTGCTGGTGCCGGGCGGCCGGAGCAGCCTGGTGGCGCTGGTGCGGCAGCAGGACGGGACGCCGGCCACGCTGAAGTTCCCGGCCCCCGGAGAGGCGCGGGCGCACGAGAGCGCGGCGCTGGCGCACTGGGACGGCTGGGGCGCGGTACGGCTGCTGCGCGCCGCCGACGACGGCGGGGCGCTGCTGCTGGAGCGGCTGCGCGGCGCGGTCTCGCTGCGCTCGCTGCCCGAGGCCAAGGCGGTGCTGGAGGCGGCCGGGACGGTACGGCGGCTGTGGGTCGCCCCGGCTCCGGGGCACTGTTTCCCGACGCTGGCGGGCCGTACGGAGGAGGCCGTCGAGTCGCTGCGTACCGTCGGGGCCCTGGCCGGGGCCGCCGGGCCGCTGCTGGAGGAGGCGCTGGAGCTGCGCCGCGCGCTGCCCGCGCAGGCTCCCGAGGAACTGCTGCTGCACGGCGCCTTCCGGCAGGGCAAGGTGCTGTCCGGGGAGCGCGCGCCGTGGCTGGCGGTCGGGCCCGCGCCGGTGGTCGGCGAGCGGGCGTACGACCTGGCCGGGCTGGTGCTGGACCGGGTCGAGGACCTGGCCGCGGGCTCCGGCGCGGCCTCGGCGGCCCGCCGCCGGGTGGCCCGGCTGGCCGACTCCCTGGACGTGGACCGCGACCGGCTGCGCGGCTGGTCGCTGTGCCGGGCGGTGGAGACGGGCGCCCGGGAGCTGGCCGTGGGCGACCGCCAGCGCGGCGAACTGCTCCTGGAGTTCGCCACCTGGCTCTGA